CCTGAGTTACTACTTGGACGAGTCGAAGTTGGACCCTGTGGATCTGAACTATCTATGTGGTCCTATCATGGCTTACGTTGCGCAGTATGCGGAGTTGTATCCTAATCATTTTCTACAAAACCCCAAGCATCTATTAGACCGAATCTTATCACGGATTTCCGCGTCGGTGACTATCTCGTCCGCTCAATGGGCACATGGGCCTGTCCCAAGCGGCCAACTCAATGTGCTTTCTTGCATTCCCCGAGTTCTGCTTGTGGAGGCTACTAAACAGGGCTTGAATCCTGTTCTTGCTCTTCCCACGAGCCCACCCAACAAGGAGGCATTGGATGTGTTGAGCAGGATTCTTCACGGCCCTTCAAAACTATACCTTCCTGATACGATGGAGCTCAATACCTCTGGTCAGACAGCCACAGATTGGCATAaagaggcagcagcagctcgGATACTGTACTTTATGTACTTGAACCAACACAGCACTTTCTGGACGGACGTCGTCGCTGCGGCTGATATTTTGGCCATGAAGGACGTCTCTCTAGCAGCCATTTCCTTCATGAGATCTATTATCACAGCAAACTGGGAGAAGCTTTCCGTGGAAGTAACTTCTTCTGTTCCAGGCACATCTCGGTACCAGCTTCCTTCTGAACAGGGCTTGGGCAGTCTGTCCCCAGCTTCCCAAGGAGTGCTTCCTTCATCGGGCGCCTGGGCAGCTCTCACCCCACCAGCGTTGACCGTTCTTCTACCTTATCTTTTCAAGGCACCCCGCTCATATGCCGAGTTTGTTGCAGGTGGCGCAGGCGATTCGCAAAATGCAGTTTGGAAAGTTGCAACAGCGAAATACGAGGTGCTAGTGGCATTGCACAATCATCTAAAGGAAACGGGCGGTGATATGGCAGGATTCGAGGATATTATGCGCACACTACAGCAGAGGGTAAGCGAAGGACCATGGGGACCAGTGACGCATGGTGGAAGCCAGGTTGAGACTGTTGGTCTATAAAGTCTGTATTGCCAAGCGATGCATGCATCACCAGTACTGTACCGCTCTGTCAGCACTGGAAGAGTTCTTCTCATTACTACATTTATGTCTACctattaagattataatcGATTTGAACAACACTATATCCCGCTAATCATCCTTCTATTCACTTAAATAGTAATAGGGTTATAGCTTGTAAGCCCTGATTGCCCTCTTGGGACCCATCTGGGAAGGCGGTGAGTCGAACCTCCGCCGTAACTTTTTTTCTGATCGCCGCAACTTACTCCTCATTCATCATTTCTGCCGCAAAGAAACCGTGACTCCAGATTATCACTCCAAAATCTCAGGACAATCCCAGCACATCCTTCACAAAAGTCCACCTTCAAATCATACCCATGTCCCGGTTCGGAGCGAAAAAGGGCAGAAAGCTGCCCGGCGCAGAATTCACCTGGGACAATGACCCAAATGGGGAACCAGACACTGCGCCTACACCCCTCTACCCTGTACGTCCCTCTAACTTGTCCTTGCGCAACTGAAGTACAAGCAAAGCCATTAcgagagaacaaaaaggagaGCAAGTAGCTTATACGGAcctttttttcatttatcaGAAATACACCGTCCCGCAAGCCCGACCCTTAAGCGAGCGCGAACAAAAGCAAGTCGATCTGTACCGGGCTCTTCGCGAGCAGTTCCACGATGGTCCTTATTACTCTGTTCTTGATCCGGGCTTGTCCGGTAGGAATTCGAAGGCGGCGAGACAGCATTTCGATCCGTTCCACGGTATGCCGTCTTATTCGGGGAAGtatcagaagaagaagagagctATTCCGAAATTGAGTGGGCGGCCTTATAGTGAGTTTTTCGCGCtttctcttgctttcctttAAGGTATACTTGGCGAAGGGGAGTGGTAGTTGCTAATGATGCTCGAAATAGTCATGAAGTTCTTCCCCCGCGACGATCTTTGGGAGGTCATTCAGCCGAACTTCAAGGCTGGTGCAGCGGTGGATGGGTTCGTTGCGCGGATGGTGCGGCCCCCGCTTAAGCGTGGattcgaggatgatgacgaggaagatgaagatatcggGAAGCGGCGGAAGACgggcgatgaggatgacgagggtGGTGAGAATGATGATCTCCTGGAGCCAGACGATGAAcaggctgaggaggagatcatgGACGATGACtttgaggatgacgatgatgagatggGTGGCGATTATAACGCTGAGCAGTACTTCGATGGCGGTGATGATGAGTATGGGGATGATGGATTCggggatggtggtggcggcggTGACGAGGATACTTATTAAAGCGGGAGAGCGCTTCAACTTTCAGAgatacccttttctttctttcgaatgtggtttcttttctatgaGCGGTGTTTTTCTATATCATATATATGTGTGTATGGATGCATTTGCATGGTGGAGCGGAATTGCATAATGGTTTCCTTTTGAGAAATTTGGTTTGGTTCAAGATTGACTTGTAGGGAGTGGATGAGCTGGTGTGTAAAATGGGGCTATTCTTTGGTTCCAACGCTCCTTAGCAAGGGAGTTGTGAGAGGTATGAGTGTCCTAGGCGATCTCTTCGGTATGCTATATAAGAGCCAGACTGTATGCTCCACATGATGTATACACAGTACTCTCTTAGTAGTCGACCGGTTCTCTGACATTTCCTTGAAATGATACAGGAGGCACACCTTCCACACCATATACTTGCATCAAGCTACCATCACTATGGACTTTCGAATATTAAATTATGATCTAAAATATCTTATTACTCCTCATCGTAACTATGAATTCAAGGTCAACCGCAACTGCCAGAAATGGTACCACGTGACTCAACTTACCCAGGATAAGATGCGAGTATATTTAGGACATCACTAGAATATAGTCAGGATAGGATAGAGTAGCATATGTAAGGACGTTCATTGATGTACTTAGTTTAGTCATTCCCGACCAATACATGTTGTTACTACGGCATTACCGACTTTGTTAAAGCTCAACTAGCTCGCAGTAGTATACGTACTCAACAGATATGGCCCTTCTACCTTGGATTAGTATTTCGTAGATAGTACACGCGTAGTCATCCTCTATGGCTATCCTCACCTGTCACTAAAGTAAGTTTGTCTAACCAAGATAGCTAACTGGCTGCAGAGTTCTTGGACGAAGCTCCGGGAAGCGATGTATGAGATGTTCAGCTCTGGCCATCTTGCACCATGAAATCAATTACACCGTGGCAAATGCTATATACTAGTTTAGATAGAATGAAAAGGTCATTATTGTATAATTTACTTGGATCGCGTTTCCAAGCTCCACCATGACAGATGACATCGGAGCTGAACCGGTGCTACCAATGTAACCTCATGCTGTTCCAACCAAAAGTCAAGGCCTACCCCAATGCATCAGATCCGGCCAG
This DNA window, taken from Aspergillus flavus chromosome 5, complete sequence, encodes the following:
- a CDS encoding putative DNA-directed RNA polymerase III subunit RPC7, with product MSRFGAKKGRKLPGAEFTWDNDPNGEPDTAPTPLYPKYTVPQARPLSEREQKQVDLYRALREQFHDGPYYSVLDPGLSGRNSKAARQHFDPFHGMPSYSGKYQKKKRAIPKLSGRPYIMKFFPRDDLWEVIQPNFKAGAAVDGFVARMVRPPLKRGFEDDDEEDEDIGKRRKTGDEDDEGGENDDLLEPDDEQAEEEIMDDDFEDDDDEMGGDYNAEQYFDGGDDEYGDDGFGDGGGGGDEDTY